CTTCATTGGCGGCGTGCTGCAGCTGGGCGCGGAGATTTCGCTCACCAACCTGGGCAGCTTCGACCAGGAGGGCGCCGGCAGCCGCGACCTGCCCTCCGTCTTCGCCTTCAACACCACGCTGGGCCTGGACTTCTAGTCAGCGCAGGGCTTCCCGCACGCGGCCCGGGCGGTTGGTGATGAGGTAGGACACCCCCAGGTCCCGCAGCTCGCGGGCGCGCCGGGGGTCGTCCACCGTCCACGCCGCCACGCGCAGGCCGGCGTCGTTCCATGCCGTCACGCGCTCCGGCGTGCACGCCTCGTGGAAGGGGTGCACCGAGTGCGAGGACACCAGCGGGCTCAGCGCGTACGCCTGCAGCGCCCAGGGCTTGTCCGGGTCGATGAGGAAGCCCCGGCGCAGCGTGGGCGCCACCTCCGCCAGCCGGAAGAGGCACAGCGGGTTGAAGCTGGACACCACCACGCGGCCTGACAGGTCGCGCTCGCGCAACAGCCTCGCCACGCCCGCCGCCAGGCCGCCGTCGTCGAAGCGGTCGCACTTCAGCTCGATGTTGACCAGGAAGTGCTCCGGCAGCGCGTCCAGCACCTCCTCCAGCAGCGGGATGCGCGCGGGGGCGAAGCCCAGGGGCGTGCCCACGTCCGCGCGGGAGAGCTTCCACCAGGGCGTGGTGCGCACCTCCCAGGGCTGCCCCGCCAGGCGGTCCAGGCGCTCGTCGTGACACACCACCACCTCGCCGGAGCCGCACACCATGGCGTCCAGCTCCACGCCGTCAGCGCCCTGGCGCACGGCCTCCGCGAAGGCCTCCAGGGTGTTCTCGGGAGCGTCGGCGCTGGCACCACGGTGAGCGAGCAGGAGCATGGGGGCGCAGTGTGCGCTGGAACGCCCTCCGCGCGCAGCGCCGACGTGGCAGGGGCGTCCAGGGGCGGACGCGGTGGCGCGACTTGCCTCGCGGGTGGGTTTATTGCAGTGTCCGACGCATGTTGGGCACCGGAGAGTTCCTCGTCCTCGGCTTCATCCTGCTGGTGGTCTTCTCGGCCGCCCGGATGGGGCAGTTGGGCAACGCGGTGGGCAAGTTCGTCTACTCGTTCCGCAAGGCGTCTCGCGGCGAGGACCTGGTGGACGTGAAGCACCTGCCCCACTCGCGCCGGGGCACCACCGACGCGGACTACACCGAAGGCTCCTCCAAGGACCGCCGCTCCTAGAACTCCTCGCCCGTCGGGAGCACCAGCGGACCGGGCGGGCTGCCGGGCGCTGGCGCGAGCAGCAGGCGCGC
This DNA window, taken from Corallococcus coralloides DSM 2259, encodes the following:
- a CDS encoding glycerophosphodiester phosphodiesterase; translated protein: MLLLAHRGASADAPENTLEAFAEAVRQGADGVELDAMVCGSGEVVVCHDERLDRLAGQPWEVRTTPWWKLSRADVGTPLGFAPARIPLLEEVLDALPEHFLVNIELKCDRFDDGGLAAGVARLLRERDLSGRVVVSSFNPLCLFRLAEVAPTLRRGFLIDPDKPWALQAYALSPLVSSHSVHPFHEACTPERVTAWNDAGLRVAAWTVDDPRRARELRDLGVSYLITNRPGRVREALR
- a CDS encoding twin-arginine translocase TatA/TatE family subunit yields the protein MLGTGEFLVLGFILLVVFSAARMGQLGNAVGKFVYSFRKASRGEDLVDVKHLPHSRRGTTDADYTEGSSKDRRS